A single genomic interval of Penicillium psychrofluorescens genome assembly, chromosome: 2 harbors:
- a CDS encoding uncharacterized protein (ID:PFLUO_003702-T1.cds;~source:funannotate) produces the protein MPPSQPTLGWIWPKDPRPGNPSRWRRRWRFLDVLTNKGPDMYVGVIGNGKTTQKSNCNSSTSHWARWDKDLAEDDTPIPWARRNEAERYDFRRRKYVVPDQGTWSRVEYCSARGDSGGWRRGGSKESRHCVPRRYWDRNGDEYPSNHWHDIVYGAHGDAE, from the coding sequence ATgcctccctcccaaccaaCTCTAGGCTGGATCTGGCCCAAAGACCCACGACCTGGCAATCCCTCCCGCTGGCGACGCCGATGGCGATTCCTCGACGTGTTAACCAACAAAGGGCCGGACATGTACGTCGGCGTGATCGGCAACGGCAAGACTACCCAAAAGTCCAACTGCAACTCCTCCACAAGCCACTGGGCGCGCTGGGACAAAGACCTCGCCGAAGACGACACCCCGATCCCATGGGCGCGCCGCAACGAAGCTGAGCGGTACGATTTTCGGAGACGCAAGTACGTCGTTCCCGACCAGGGCACGTGGAGTCGTGTTGAGTATTGCAGTGCGCGTGGCGATTCGGGTGGATGGCGCCGTGGTGGGTCGAAGGAGTCGAGGCACTGCGTGCCACGACGGTATTGGGATCGCAATGGTGATGAGTATCCGTCGAATCATTGGCATGATATTGTTTATGGGGCGCATGGAGATGCGGAGTGA
- a CDS encoding uncharacterized protein (ID:PFLUO_003703-T1.cds;~source:funannotate) produces the protein MSTVPAPAAPTANPSAVTSAPQMADAQNAAQSGNGDLAPVSWDSEIQLVSSLAKLQELERKIHELRAILPQGLLEPLVPISNPDKATADNTISSSPHHLLSDLNQTARARIADIEQFQSMWRGPELKPVWAHVESRISESNGQLLQSSGMWEKDYDELREELLKEEKEKEEQRLREEEDIERVKAQSTEGQWQAVLDGFIQRDIPGVRVIKGHDQMEIAVALTRAGIFFLIHGSSEPDETEPDETAMPDWQISSKVAPGKSRTKLEDAILGCLGSRPRKWDLAFLLVR, from the exons ATGTCAACGGTAcctgctcccgctgcccCGACAGCGAATCCGTCAGCAGTTACATCTGCCCCGCAAATGGCAGACGCGCAAAATGCAGCCCAGTCTGGGAATGGCGACCTGGCGCCTGTCAGCTGGGACTCCGAGATCCAGCTTGTGTCATCACTAGCAAAGCTCCAAGAACTAGAACGGAAG ATCCATGAACTACGCGCAATTCTACCCCAAGGACTACTGGAGCCTTTAGTACCAATCTCCAATCCCGACAAAGCCACAGCTGACAACaccatctcatcatcaccacaCCACCTACTAAGCGACCTGAACCAAACAGCTCGCGCTCGCATCGCCGACATCGAGCAGTTCCAGTCCATGTGGCGTGGCCCAGAGCTCAAGCCCGTCTGGGCACACGTGGAGTCCCGGATCAGCGAGTCGAATGGCCAATTACTGCAGTCCTCGGGGATGTGGGAAAAGGATTACGATGAGCTGCGAGAGGAGCTTCtcaaggaagagaaggagaaagaggagcaGCGACTgcgtgaggaggaggatATTGAACGCGTGAAGGCTCAGTCGACGGAGGGTCAGTGGCAGGCTGTTCTTGACGGGTTTATTCAGAGGGATATCCCCGGTGTGCGCGTTATTAAGGGTCATGATCAGATGGAGATAGCGGTGGCACTTACGCGAGCAggcattttctttttgattcaTGGGTCCAGTGAACCTGATGAGACTGAACCTGATGAGACTGCCATGCCTGATTGGCAGATCTCGAGCAAAGTTGCTCCTGGGAAATCGCGGACGAAACTCGAGGATGCTATATTGGGCTGCTTGGGCTCGCGGCCCCGGAAGTGGGATCTGGCTTTCTTGCTGGTGCGTTGA
- a CDS encoding uncharacterized protein (ID:PFLUO_003704-T1.cds;~source:funannotate), which produces MRAWYGRGQSLQVAVTSCCLVAFILFGYDQGLFSGIVDNEDWNKQFNYPDDTEEGIIVSCYNLGCLLGCVVSFFIGETLGRRRTIWLAMGVVIVGAILQTTACTVPHLIVGRLVTGAGTGLKTSTVPMYQAEMCEGKTRGRLISSEVLFTAVGIVMAYWFDFGMSFVGGPISWRLPIATQILFAIFVIALVFGLPESPRWLMNHGNEKEAMQVLCALYDREENDEYIANERTAITAAIELESAATKKSIWTIFRNDEVKTGQRVLLAWGIQLMNQVGGINLVVYFVPTVLRNNVGLSDRLSQILGGCIQIMFMLGSLLPAFMLDRMGRRKTMMIGSFGLGVCMLLVAALLSQVHEPNGKTYASASVTFFFLYMLIHGMSLNSVPWVYVPEILPLEARTKGTAIGISSNWLWNFTVVMITPVIIDRIQWKAYLIFMVTNFCFIPIVYLFYPETSNLRLEDIDLIFSRGGDPVKRAREMAAEIKAFGYLPSGQQNAEKGVNNNG; this is translated from the exons ATGCGTGCGTGGTATGGCCGAGGTCAATCCCTTCAGGTCGCCGTTACGTCCTGCTGCCTTGTTGCTTTCATCTTGTTTGGATACGACCAGGGCCTTTTCAGTGGCATTGTCGACAATGAAGACTGGAATAAGCAGTTTAACTACCCGGACGATACGGAGGAGGGTATCATTGTTAGCTGCTATAATTTGGGCTGTCTCCTGGGGTGTGTTG TCAGCTTCTTCATTGGCGAGACCCTTGGCCGTCGCAGGACGATCTGGTTGGCCATGGGCGTGGTTATTGTGGGTGCGATACTGCAAACCACTGCCTGTACTGTACCGCATCTAATTGTCGGGCGATTGGTGACGGGTGCTGGTACAGGCTTGAAGACATCCACAGTTCCAAT GTACCAAGCAGAGATGTGTGAAGGCAAAACGCGAGGACGACTAATTTCATCCGAGGTCCTCTTTACCGCCGTTGGCATTGTCATGGCCTATTGGTTCGATTTTGGAATGTCCTTCGTTGGGGGGCCCATTTCATGGCGGCTTCCAATTGCCACGCAGATTCTTTTTGCTATCTTTGTCATTGCGCTTGTGTTCGGGCTGCCGGAGTCTCCACGCTGGCTCATGAATCATGGTAATGAGAAGGAAGCCATGCAAGTCTTGTGTGCCCTCTATGACCGCGAAGAAAACGATGAGTACATAGCAAACGAGCGTACAGCAATCACAGCAGCCATTGAGCTTGAGAGTGCGGCCACGAAGAAGTCAATTTGGACTATCTTCCGTAACGACGAGGTCAAGACGGGTCAGCGGGTCCTTCTGGCTTGGGGCATCCAGCTCATGAACCAGGTTGGTGGAATTAATCTCGTGGTATACTTTGTACCCA CTGTTCTGAGGAATAACGTCGGGCTAAGTGACCGGCTTTCTCAAATTCTTGGCGGGTGCATCCAAATCATGTTTATGCTAGGCTCTCTCTTACCAGCTTTCATGCTGGACAGAATGGGACGTCGCAAAACGATGATGATAGGCTCTTTCGGTCTGGGAGTGTGCATGCTTCTCGTTGCAGCTCTCCTATCGCAGGTGCACGAGCCAAATGGAAAAACATACGCCTCTGCTTCCGTTAcattctttttcttgtacaTGCTGATCCACGGCATGTCCCTTAACTCAGTCCCATGGGTGTACGTTCCCGAGATCTTACCCCTGGAGGCTCGCACCAAGGGCACTGCGATTGGTATCAGTTCCAACTGGCTTTGGAATTTTACCGTGGTCATGATCACACCGGTGATCATCGATCGCATTCAGTGGAAGGCGTATTTGATTTTTATGGTGACGAACTTTTGCTTTATCCCCATCGTCTACCTTTTTTATCCAGAGACCAGCAATCTTCGTCTTGAAGATATCGACTTGATCTTTTCCCGGGGTGGGGATCCCGTGAAGCGGGCTCGGGAGATGGCAGCGGAAATCAAGGCGTTCGGATATCTTCCGTCTGGGCAGCAGAATGCCGAAAAGGGTGTAAATAACAATGGATGA
- a CDS encoding uncharacterized protein (ID:PFLUO_003705-T1.cds;~source:funannotate) — MIVAVAGGAGGVGKTIVEKLVQESRFKVVVLSRSERRQDVVLQKAQHVQLDYDDIASMTTELERHNIHTIISAIGLVSDESSQSQLNLIEAAEKAKYTERFIPSEYSFIQTADSLKYTRVIPGFFMDYWGMPHVKTNLQPYTFGINIAKGKAAIPGDGNDVICMTYTADMATYMIKLLDLDEWSEFTVIVGDEVTYNQLISMSEEICGNPFEVHYDSLDRINSGDVTVPPMPDGTEYAESETKEVTALVSRLTVNRVFDLPKEGRLNARFPDVQPVTMKQFLIDAWRKNGA; from the exons ATGATCGTCGCAGTAGCCGGAGGTGCCGGCGGAGTGGGCAAGACCATTGTCGAAAAGCTAGTGCAGGAGTCCAGATTCAAGGTCGTTGTGTTGTCCCGCAGT GAGCGAAGACAGGATGTTGTTTTGCAGAAAGCACAACATGTCCAACTCGACTACGATGACATTGCCTCTATGACAACAGAACTGGAGCGCCACAACATTCACACAATCATCTCTGCGATCGGTCTTGTGTCAGATGAATCCAGCCAGTCTCAGCTGAACTTGATAGAGGCTGCAGAGAAAGCCAAATACACTGAACGATTCATCCCCAGTGAATATTCTTTCATCCAAACCGCCGA CTCGCTGAAGTATACCCGGGTTATCCCTGGTTTCTTTATGGACTATTGGGGGATGCCGCATGTCAAAACCAATCTCCAACCTTATACCTTCGGCATAAACATAGCCAAAGGCAAAGCAGCAATTCCTGGTGATGGCAACGACGTGATCTGTATGACATACACGGCTGACATGGCCACCTACATGATCAAACTGCTTGATCTGGATGAATGGTCGGAGTTCACTGTCATTGTTGGCGATGAAGTGACCTATAACCAGCTCATAAGCATGTCCGAGGAAATTTGTG GAAACCCTTTTGAAGTACATTATGACAGTCTTGACCGGATCAACTCCGGGGATGTTACTGTACCACCGATGCCGGATGGGACGGAGTACGCGGAAAGTGAAACCAAGGAAGTCACTGCGCTAGTGAGCCGGCTTACTGTCAATCGGGTCTTTGACCTGCCCAAAGAGGGTCGCTTGAATGCTCGATTTCCAGATGTGCAGCCAGTTACTATGAAGCAGTTCTTGATTGATGCTTGGCGAAAGAACGGAGCATAG
- a CDS encoding uncharacterized protein (ID:PFLUO_003706-T1.cds;~source:funannotate) translates to MAAQAHETVPGDETYGPGTYVDKRFLPVPEDAHRIFKFLASKTPGFSRDPALWDTVRFEGRPDPMIPGPMKSPVVSAALHAMCGVVANELIEIRDEKPASSSGVTVNTDHAGIWLGTTFTAYVNGTDLSSLARSRSLANIFDRDFEKGFGKGPLSLRATALYPTKDSNVWYQLHGSLDAKRTLNSMGINMDVSLKSVSEEYDYIRENVQKWSPDELEMHNVRHGLCGSICYSPEGWRKTEMGKRLAEYPLVNYTHESYAKPTPPVPYPKLSDRRPLAGIKVLEMVRIIAGPTIGVTLASYGADVIRVNCSKLADLNVLQLTLNAGKRTVDLDIKDEKDMARLQELIGDVDVFVQGFRYGSLERKGLGLRSMLEMAAKRNKGIIYVDENCYGPDGPFAERPGWQQIGDAASGASYVMGKSLGYEGGTSVLPPLPISDMTCGLVGALATMLAIRDRAQKGGSYHVVSSLVAADTILLDEAVGLYPVEVVQQTLSPFQFERSSPDQFVSEIMIQVIDGWKRVFPEYVAQDSPFMARFDDSPWGRLDVLQTVARLDDSEATPHWKSPPVPICYHASNMNWA, encoded by the exons ATGGCCGCCCAAGCACACGAGACGGTGCCGGGAGACGAAACCTACGGACCTGGAACCTATGTCGACAAGAGATTCCTGCCCGTACCAGAGGACGCTCACCGCATCTTCAAGTTTCTTGCTTCCAAGACACCGGGCTTCTCAAGAGACCCGGCGCTATGGGATACTGTCAGATTCGAGGGCCGCCCCGACCCCATGATTCCTGGTCCCATGAAATCTCCCGTTGTATCTGCCGCTCTTCACGCCATGTGCGGTGTGGTCGCCAACGAGTTGATAGAGATCCGAGACGAGAAACCAGCTAGCAGTTCTGGCGTCACTGTGAACACTGACCATGCCGGTATATGGCTAGGAACAACATTCACCGCGTACGTAAACGGGACCGACCTCTCGAGTTTAgctcgatctcgatcatTGGCAAACATCTTCGATCGAGACTTCGAAAAGGGATTCGGCAAAGGGCCTTTGTCTCTGAGGGCGACGGCGCTGTACCCAACGAAGGACTCGAATGTGTGGTACCAGCTACACGGGTCTTTGGATGCGAAAAGAACACTCAATTCAATGGGTATCAACATGGATGTGTCACTCAAATCGGTTTCGGAGGAGTACGACTATATTCGTGAGAATGTACAGAAATGGAGCCCGGATGAACTTGAGATGCACAATGTGAGGCATGGATTGTGTGGTAGTATTTGCTACTCGCCTGAAgggtggaggaagacagAGATGGGCAAAAGACTGGCAGAATATCCGCTTGTCAACTATACCCACGAGTCCTACGCAAAGCCAACTCCACCGGTACCTTATCCCAAACTTTCTGATCGGAGACCCTTGGCTGGGATCAAGGTCCTGGAAATGGTTCGGATCATCGCTGGCCCAACCATCGGCGTTACTCTAGCTTCGTACGGAGCAGACGTTATTCGGGTCAACTGCAGCAAACTGGCGGACTTGAAT GTCCTCCAATTGACCCTCAACGCAGGGAAGCGCACAGTTGATTTAGATATCAAAGATGAGAAGGATATGGCTCGTCTCCAAGAGCTCATTGGCGATGTCGACGTGTTTGTTCAAGGCTTCCGCTACGGCTCACTTGAAAGGAAAGGTCTCGGCCTACGAAGTATGCTTGAAATGGCCGCCAAAAGGAACAAAGGAATCATCTACGTTGATGAAAACTGCTATGGACCGGATGGCCCCTTTGCCGAGCGACCAGGTTGGCAGCAAATTGGCGATGCCGCCTCTGGAGCCTCGTATGTTATGGGAAAGTCTCTGGGTTACGAGGGAGGCACAAGTGTTCTTCCGCCTCTCCCAATATCCGACATGACCTGTGGCCTTGTAGGCGCTTTAGCAACGATGTTGGCTATCCGTGACCGCGCGCAGAAAGGAGGTTCTTACCATGTGGTAAGCTCACTTGTGGCTGCAGATACAATTTTACTTGATGAGGCCGTTGGTCTCTATCCTGTTGAAGTTGTGCAGCAGACTCTGAGCCCATTTCAGTTTGAGCGCAGCTCTCCGGATCAGTTTGTTTCTGAGATTATGATCCAGGTAATTGACGGTTGGAAGCGAGTTTTCCCAGAATATGTGGCTCAAGATTCGCCCTTTATGGCTAGGTTTGATGACAGTCCGTGGGGACGACTGGATGTGTTACAGACAGTTGCGAGACTGGATGACAGCGAAGCAACCCCTCACTGGAAAAGCCCTCCGGTGCCAATCTGCTATCATGCCAGTAACATGAACTGGGCTTAA
- a CDS encoding uncharacterized protein (ID:PFLUO_003707-T1.cds;~source:funannotate), whose amino-acid sequence MFEEMDHSGDGGIHGQILQNNGFQGADPGLTAYAPVGDALISQDASKPVSHAITSSLQVSVPAHATKYVGFANTGYNGVPVMAATYKSSFWMMGDYSGTINLQLIGSHSGIIYADHNLTVESKASKFTQYETSFNSSQSPDGDNELHLTFDGSKVADSALNFGLIQLFPPTYKGRENGLRHELASFLAEVNFAILRFPGGNNIEGLEVDTRWIWNHTIGPVVERPGRESDWFYPNTDALGLDEYLWWCEDMNMTPVLAVWAGKSYGDIISGPDLQPYVDDIMNELEYLLGSPKSKYGKMRVENGRQEPWKIDYVEIGNEDDLTGGCETYPDRFTQIYNAIHDKYPHMTLIASNGNYSCLPNPVPEKVILDLHYYRNPDDFVAMFNLWDNQPRNQSVMIGEYGCRNVSSALGSYWSYMQGSCSEAVFMIGMERNSDVVQMAAYAPMLEHFGFISWSPTMYGFDSSPGSLTPSTSYFVQKMFASNKGHTVLPVTSSSDFGPLYWVATKSDSENYVKLANYGPDNQTVQVSVPGTRTGRLEMLSGGQLESNQPQNVTVQAVNQSVFDAQGNYAVNMPPWAIAVLVVS is encoded by the exons ATGTTCGAG GAAATGGATCATTCCG GTGATGGTGGAATTCATGGTCAAATCCTTCAAAACAACGGTTTCCAAGGCGCAGATCCCGGATTGACAGCGTACGCCCCAGTGGGGGATGCGCTGATCTCGCAAGATGCCTCGAAGCCCGTGAGCCATGCGATCACGTCCTCTCTTCAAGTATCGGTGCCCGCCCACGCGACCAAATACGTGGGCTTTGCAAATACCGGATACAATGGAGTCCCAGTCATGGCTGCCACATACAAAAGCTCTTTTTGGATGATGGGGGACTATTCCGGGACCATCAATCTGCAGCTCATTGGATCGCATAGTGGCATTATATACGCCGACCACAATCTGACGGTCGAGAGCAAAGCTTCAAAGTTTACTCAATATGAAACGTCATTCAACTCTTCTCAATCACCTGATGGAGATAATGAACTGCATTTGACTTTTGATGGATCCAAAGTTGCAGACAGCGCATTGAATTTTGGGCTGATTCAGCTTTTTCCACCGACCTATAAAGGACG TGAAAATGGACTGCGCCATGAGCTTGCTTCGTTTCTCGCAGAAGTCAACTTCGCGATTCTCCGGTTCCCTGGTGGAAATAACAT CGAGGGCTTGGAAGTTGATACCCGCTGGATATGGAACCATACTATTGGACCTGTTGTGGAGCGACCGGGGAGAGAAA GCGACTGGTTTTACCCCAATACTGATGCCCTTG GCTTGGATGAATATCTATGGTGGTGCGAAGACATGAACATGACCCCCGTCTTGGCCGTGTGGGCTGGAAAGTCTTACGGGGACATTATATCTGGACCAGACCTGCAACCGTATGTTGACGACATCATGAACGAGCTGGAG TACCTCCTTGGAAGCCCAAAATCAAAGTACGGCAAGATGCGTGTCGAAAACGGCCGCCAGGAACCCTGGAAGATTGACTATGTCGAGATCGGAAACGAGGACGATCTTACCGGTGGCTGTGAAACCTATCCGGACCGGTTCACTCAGATATATAACGCAATCCACGACAAATATCCTCATATGACACTCATTGCGTCTAATGGAAACTACTCATGCCTGCCAAACCCGGTGCCTGAAAAGGTCATCCTCGATTTACATTATTACCGCAATCCAGATGATTTCGTTGCAATGTTCAATCTGTGGGACAACCAGCCACGCAATCAGTCCGTGATGATTGGCGAGTATGGATGTCGCAACGTTAGCAGTGCCTTGGGATCCTATTGGTCCTACATGCAGGGCAGCTGTAGCGAGGCGGTCTTTATGATTGGCATGGAACGAAACAGTGACGTTGTCCAGATGGCGGCATATGCACCTATGCTGGAACATTTCGGGTTTATCTCCTGGTCG CCCACCATGTACGGCTTCGACTCGAGTCCTGGCTCCCTAACACCGTCAACTTCTTACTTTGTTCAAAAGATGTTCGCGTCGAACAAAGGCCATACCGTTCTGCCAGTaacatcctcgtcggactTTGGACCGTTGTACTGGGTGGCAACAAAAAGTGACTCGGAGAACTATGTGAAACTTGCAAATTACGGGCCTGACAACCAGACCGTTCAAGTCAGTGTTCCCGGAACTAGAACGGGAAGGCTAGAGATGCTCTCCGGCGGTCAGCTCGAGAGCAACCAGCCTCAAAATGTGACTGTGCAGGCTGTTAATCAGAGTGTATTTGATGCACAGGGGAACTACGCAGTCAATATGCCACCATGGGCAATTGCTGTACTAGTTGTCTCGTAA
- a CDS encoding uncharacterized protein (ID:PFLUO_003708-T1.cds;~source:funannotate), producing MSPRVWLITGTSSGLGTELVKAALDRGDKVIATARNADRITHLKEIGAATMQLDVTASQSELDRKAKEAIAVYGGVDVLVNNAGYTQFGTVEETSHDDWYAQFNTNVFGTLNTTRSFLPHMRAKKAGTVVFIGSMVAWDGAPTVGPYCASKAAIHYAAESLSREVAPIGIKTLLVEPGTFRTELLSQQNKKPGASKFDDYKALNESFEDIFNKLNGNQAGDARKGVERIVDVVKGENGAAEKEWPMELVIGSDAVAGIRKKCEDTLRLLAEWEEVSKSTDL from the exons ATGTCTCCTCGCGTCTGGCTCATCACTGGAACGTCTTCCGGTCTAGGCACTGAACTGGTCAAAGCAGCATTGGATCGCGGAGATAAAGTGATTGCAACCGCTCGCAATGCGGACCGAATCACCCATCTAAAGGAGATCGGCGCTGCAACCATGCAGTTGGATGTCACTGCGTCTCAAAGCGAGCTGGATCGCAAGGCCAAAGAGGCCATTGCAGTGTACGGTGGAGTAGATGTGCTGGTAAACAATGCTGGATACACACAATTTGGAACCGTGGAAGAAACCAG CCACGATGACTGGTACGCGCAGTTCAATACGAATGTCTTCGGCACCCTCAACACAACCAGGTCATTTCTTCCGCATATGCGAGCGAAAAAGGCCGGCACAGTTGTGTTTATCGGGTCTATGGTAGCGTGGGATGGGGCACCCACTGTTGGACCTTACTGTGCTTCAAAGGCTGCGATACACT ATGCTGCCGAGTCGCTATCTCGAGAAGTGGCCCCCATCGGGATTAAAACTCTCCTAGTGGAACCTGGCACATTTCGCACAGAGCTTTTGAGCCAACAGAACAAGAAGCCCGGGGCATCCAAGTTCGATGACTACAAGGCTCTAAACGAGTCGTTCGAGGACATTTTCAACAAATTAAATGGGAACCAGGCTGGTGATGCGAGGAAGGGTGTCGAGCGCATTGTTGATGTGGTTAAGGGAGAAAACGGCGCAGCTGAAAAGGAGTGGCCGATGGAATTGGTTATTGGATCTGATGCTGTGGCGGGCATCAGGAAGAAGTGTGAGGACACCCTGCGACTGTTGGCGGAGTGGGAGGAGGTCTCTAAGTCGACTGATCTGTAG
- a CDS encoding uncharacterized protein (ID:PFLUO_003709-T1.cds;~source:funannotate) has product MLALHGFDVYGLEISATAVKAAENYAAAEMQNPSAYHFGSRESPSSPDSPGTATFLQGDFFSSKWESKGGVDGTTKFDLAYDYTFLCALHPTQRTQWAASMARILKRDGHGVLICLEFPLYKDPQLPGPPWGLKGVHWDLLALGGDGQVFGVVGEDGKEKCANGAEEGSFRRVLYTKPARSYEVARGTDMLSVYARK; this is encoded by the exons ATGCTAGCACTGCATGGATTCGACGTATATGGGCTGGAAATCTCCGCCACGGCAGTGAAAGCAGCGGAGAACTACGCCGCGGCCGAGATGCAGAATCCGTCTGCGTATCATTTTGGCAGTCGGGAATCACCATCCAGCCCTGATTCCCCTGGCACGGCCACATTTCTGCAGGGagatttcttttcttccaagTGGGAGAGTAAAGGTGGTGTTGACGGGACGACCAAATTTGATCTGGCATATGACTACACA TTCCTCTGCGCATTGCATCCGACTCAACGTACGCAATGGGCGGCGAGCATGGCTCGAATTCTCAAGCGcgatggccatggcgtgcTAATCTGTCTTGAGTTCCCCTTGTATAAAGATCCGCAACTGCCCGGGCCGCCTTGGGGCCTGAAAGGCGTGCATTGGGATTTACTTGCGCTGGGTGGGGATGGGCAGGTCTTTGGGGTGGTAGGtgaggatggcaaggagaagTGTGCTAACGGAGCGGAAGAGGGTAGTTTCCGGAGGGTACTTTATACGAAGCCTGCGCGGTCGTATGAAGTTGCGAGGGGGACGGACATGTTGAGTGTGTACGCTCGAAAATAG
- a CDS encoding uncharacterized protein (ID:PFLUO_003710-T1.cds;~source:funannotate), with protein sequence MEAPSSVSSSNSFAAAASPYFDSLFRRRQQKKMSITETYYLAHTARKKLTREASRADHDLRLLVGHANLLDSLMVDLADAEHEQERWFNQTVHGAAKAQDEQPPKHIQWATTTIVEEPEEDWDPEDASDLDSDFSDEDEADDDDYDERDFVITAPPPRRRAPSPVAIIQEQELMEDESDDDDDTDSDFEYDDVEDLEQLSLTRSPSRASQSPPELLADSDDDSEDDNLPPSPPQPTIEVFNEKAAAVETTSLPSLKDNHLFEEQGYYVSQPPSHQEQTLIEAY encoded by the coding sequence ATGGAAGCTCCCTCCTCtgtttcctcctccaactcatTCGCTGCCGCTGCCAGCCCCTACTTTGACTCTCTATTTCGCCGGCGCcagcaaaagaaaatgaGCATCACCGAAACCTACTACCTCGCCCACACGGCCCGCAAGAAGCTGACCCGCGAAGCTTCCCGGGCCGACCATGACCTGCGCCTGCTGGTTGGCCACGCCAACCTCCTCGACTCGCTGATGGTTGATCTGGCCGATGCCGAGCACGAGCAGGAACGCTGGTTCAACCAGACGGTCCACGGCGCCGCCAAAGCCCAGGACGAGCAACCACCAAAGCACATCCAATGGGCGACCACCACGATTGTGGAGGAGCCCGAAGAGGACTGGGATCCCGAGGATGCCTCCGATCTGGACTCGGACTTcagtgacgaggatgaggccgacgacgatgattATGACGAGCGCGACTTCGTCATCACCGCCCCGCCGCCCCGGCGACGCGCCCCCTCGCCTGTGGCCATCATCCAGGAACAGGAATTGATGGAGGACGAGagtgatgatgacgacgacaCCGACTCGGATTTCGAGTACGACGACGTGGAGGACCTGGAGCAGCTGAGTCTCACTCGCTCACCGTCGCGGGCATCCCAGTCGCCGCCTGAGCTGCTGGCCGACTCGGACGATGATTCAGAGGACGATAACttgccgccctcgccgccgcagccgacCATCGAGGTCTTCAATgagaaggctgctgctgtggagaCTACGAGCCTGCCATCGCTAAAGGACAACCATCTGTTCGAAGAGCAAGGGTATTACGTTTCACAACCACCATCACACCAAGAGCAGACTCTCATCGAGGCATACTGA